A region from the Lytechinus variegatus isolate NC3 chromosome 6, Lvar_3.0, whole genome shotgun sequence genome encodes:
- the LOC121417030 gene encoding zinc finger protein 271-like → MEGSDKSCIHTADDSLPFNQNIEELIGGEEEDVDPAGKTSSEEMDESNMSCDPLDGDDWADDITVPSGQVISPDISHDVSHDPEGETLQLVAQDHYPEIMKLQDKAVDTGTSVSHQDSIHTDLKGRHPEKLLRLPDRSHDRIVGVGRESNLSHDEPYFPVGFERFPNDKCVEKEWVPTEDLLSEKGMQDMNKDPVLVAEPEEDRKQDDKGAHPVTADTAHHYTPFKKKQKKKKKRLKSPLLHYKKYHTGSGEKVFSCDICGKLFSNRSNLTVHTRIHTGYQPYSCSVCEKAFRKNSDLTRHMRIHTGEQPYTCDLCDKRFRSRNALNYHSRTHTGELPYPCGICRRRFKDKRSLNYHLNIHRQKESNQSALIDNQDEGQVLSCDMCDLSFEDENSLLNHFASNDGHEVFHCDKCKKIFTTELSFSRHVKSHTSELLHQSEFCDELLSHAADEEVEMHPCEECDETFRDIRTLNRHRDSQHYVEQFHQCGICEKTFTQQSQLIFHLKSHRSGRNRCMVCDRVFTRNASLVRHMRTHGAKGDLMDRKQNVHVDDNRAHIDAEIYHCDICDKSFRSEALLAGHIEYHKRQEPVHRCGMCEQTFPTSAILRQHMESSHTVNKSHKCGVCDKTFAQESQLTFHLRSHMPDQQSQCPFCERSFTTTSSLTRHLKKHPQAKGFLLNISKDLKGRMKEKHQVNKVFRCNLCHKSYLEESIFLKHVKTHNNGNSEMPGDNVALITQSISLKDHPYQCGMCDKTLSNENQLKLHLRSHLRGRFQCALCDRSFTTNSSLTRHMKVHPDVPREILPRKANQIHSENASKDAADKFYQCDESFSRNISLGRHMKKHAGTLGKGIEKRSNHRKAFVGHSQSVHQCKKCDKIFSDKKSLKIHRQSHSEILPYKCGVCEKAFYQSTQIAKHMLTHSRYQPFKCDLCDKSFCQRGGLNRHRRCHTGEKPYKCDQCDESFRERRQLICHVAIHKGEKAFSCEVCGCSFNHGSSLSRHMASHSGEKRHQCEVCDKRFYRSGHLARHLLTHAAV, encoded by the exons ATGGAAGGATCTGACAAGAGCTGTATTCATACTGCAGATGATTCACTACCTTTCAACCAGAATATAGAGGAATTAATTG GAGGTGAGGAAGAAGATGTTGACCCTGCTGGTAAGACTTCATCAGAAGAGATGGATGAATCAAATATGAGCTGTGATCCTTTAGATGGAGATGATTGGGCTGATGACATCACAGTGCCATCTGGTCAGGTGATATCACCTGATATATCACATGATGTGTCACATGACCCTGAAGGTGAAACACTTCAACTTGTAGCACAAGACCACTATCCTGAGATTATGAAACTCCAAGACAAGGCCGTTGACACTGGTACCTCTGTAAGTCACCAAGACAGCATTCACACTGATCTGAAAGGGCGTCATCCCGAAAAGCTTCTTAGATTACCTGATCGGTCACATGACAGAATTGTTGGTGTAGGACGGGAATCAAATTTGTCACACGATGAGCCATATTTCCCTGTAGGATTTGAAAGGTTCCCAAATGATAAATGTGTTGAAAAAGAATGGGTACCCACTGAAGATCTTTTAAGTGAAAAAGGAATGCAAGATATGAACAAGGATCCTGTTCTTGTGGCAGAACCTGAAGAGGACCGAAAACAAGATGACAAAGGTGCCCACCCTGTGACTGCGGACACGGCCCATCACTATACACCAttcaaaaagaaacaaaagaagaagaaaaaaagattgaagAGTCCTTTGTTACATTATAAGAAGTACCACACTGGATCTGGAGAAAAGGTTTTCAGTTGTGACATCTGCGGGAAGTTGTTCAGCAACCGAAGCAACCTGACCGTACATACACGCATCCACACCGGATACCAGCCATACTCCTGCAGTGTTTGTGAGAAAGCTTTCAGGAAAAATAGTGATCTTACCAGACACATGCGCATACATACAGGAGAGCAGCCATACACTTGTGATCTTTGTGACAAAAGGTTTAGGTCCCGTAATGCTCTTAATTACCACAGTCGGACTCATACAGGAGAATTGCCTTATCCCTGTGGGATCTGCAGAAGACGCTTCAAAGACAAGAGAAGTCTAAATTATCACTTGAACATTCatagacaaaaagaaagcaaccAGTCAGCTCTAATTGATAACCAAGATGAAGGTCAAGTGCTAAGCTGTGATATGTGTGATTTGTCTTTTGAGGATGAAAACAGTCTTTTAAATCACTTTGCTAGCAATGATGGCCATGAGGTATTTCATTGTGATAAGTGCAAGAAGATCTTCACCACAGAGTTGTCCTTTTCTCGACATGTCAAGTCTCATACATCAGAACTGCTTCATCAAAGTGAGTTTTGTGATGAGCTTTTGAGTCATGCTGCGGATGAAGAGGTAGAAATGCATCCTTGTGAGGAGTGTGATGAAACCTTCAGAGACATCAGAACCTTGAACAGGCATAGGGATTCCCAGCACTACGTGGAACAGTTTCACCAATGTGGTATATGTGAGAAGACATTCACGCAACAAAGCCAGCTGATCTTCCACCTGAAGTCACACCGAAGTGGCCGCAATAGGTGTATGGTGTGCGACAGAGTGTTTACAAGGAACGCAAGTCTGGTTCGTCATATGAGGACACACGGTGCTAAAGGTGACCTGATGGATAGGAAACAGAATGTACACGTAGATGATAATAGGGCTCACATTGATGCTGAAATATACCATTGTGATATCTGTGACAAGTCATTCAGAAGTGAGGCACTCCTCGCTGGTCACATTGAGTACCACAAGAGGCAGGAGCCTGTCCACCGATGTGGTATGTGTGAACAGACGTTTCCCACAAGTGCCATTCTCCGGCAGCATATGGAATCCTCTCATACAGTGAACAAATCTCACAAGTGTGGGGTTTGTGATAAGACATTTGCACAGGAAAGCCAGTTGACCTTTCACCTGCGGTCGCACATGCCTGATCAGCAATCCCAGTGTCCATTCTGTGAAAGGTCCTTCACAACAACCAGTAGCCTTACCCGACATCTCAAGAAACATCCTCAGGCAAAAGGATTCCTCTTGAATATCAGCAAAGACCTGAAAGGGAGAATGAAAGAGAAGCATCAAGTGAATAAAGTATTCCGTTGTAATTTGTGTCATAAGTCCTACTTGGAAGAAAGTATTTTCCTGAAGCATGTAAAAACCCACAACAATGGAAACTCTGAAATGCCTGGGGATAATGTTGCTTTAATAACTCAAAGTATATCCCTGAAGGATCACCCTTACCAGTGTGGGATGTGTGATAAGACATTGTCTAATGAAAATCAGCTAAAGCTTCATCTAAGGTCACACTTGAGGGGACGGTTTCAGTGCGCACTTTGTGACCGATCTTTCACCACAAACAGTAGCTTGACGAGGCACATGAAAGTCCATCCTGACGTACCACGAGAAatcttgccaagaaaagcaaaccAAATCCACTCAGAAAATGCATCAAAAGATGCAGCTGACAAGTTCTATCAGTGTGATGAATCATTCTCCCGTAACATAAGTCTTGGACGTCATATGAAAAAACATGCTGGCACTCTTGGCAAAGGTATCGAGAAAAGATCGAATCATAGAAAAGCTTTTGTAGGCCACTCTCAGAGCGTTCATCAGTGCAAGAAATGTGACAAGATTTTCAGCGATAAAAAATCCCTTAAGATTCATCGCCAGAGTCATTCAGAGATTCTTCCTTACAAATGTGGCGTCTGTGAGAAGGCATTCTACCAGAGCACCCAGATTGCCAAGCACATGCTGACCCATTCAAGATACCAACCCTTCAAATGTGACTTATGTGATAAGTCATTCTGCCAGAGAGGGGGTTTGAACCGCCATCGCCGTTGCCATACGGGGGAGAAACCCTACAAGTGTGATCAATGCGATGAGAGCTTCCGAGAGCGAAGACAGCTGATCTGCCACGTCGCCATCCACAAGGGTGAGAAGGCATTCTCTTGTGAGGTCTGTGGCTGTTCTTTCAACCATGGTAGCTCTCTTTCGCGTCATATGGCATCTCACTCTGGGGAAAAAAGGCACCAATGTGAGGTATGTGATAAAAGGTTCTATCGGAGTGGTCATCTAGCAAGACATCTTCTAACTCATGCAGCTGTATAA
- the LOC121417031 gene encoding LOW QUALITY PROTEIN: zinc finger protein 568-like (The sequence of the model RefSeq protein was modified relative to this genomic sequence to represent the inferred CDS: deleted 2 bases in 1 codon): MDNSAVECRSDSTTHHGEGGHRSSVNKRGVISEIETPLRSTVHQTCPTETAQYANVLATEPCHPQLQDQKRDLDMRGMSKSEVLHHQRENHFIDVDQDLGLHDSSQEHEENQDSYMLASEQPGRSDSNMEESEDGCKNLSRQEMIPFRPLHKTLKTKGDNQHVRRNKGTCQQNDSSTQGEVPRSRSLGTVESADHRLPVTVCANEDKDPVGDLGLQSHRDIVGNRRPQRPPKQCIFRVKVPVKQTGRFCNLSLSKNSRMPSLDKIVNKLRTVKESEEASSVAADAEPDKDSFLLGVTRNISEKTNTSRKEQKRAGSSVFQSKDRDKLSKKRKISRGEILQPTKTGKSVENDLAEKKCLVVESLVVGEAFVGSASGGVTFEKPAGQQCAVCKEYVPQANLNSHRCKVGISKTKPSVGDIKSSGRSQKQNSYLCKNCQRPVNEGDNKGGKKKLLCGECDGREDQTKCVDVSEDVLRGIHKCTQCEESFNSRSSLSLHLLTHVQVKLIRCDICDKICRTEGMLATHKRIHAGQHPYQCHICDKTFGKSNTLTCHLRTHSGEKPYRCDLCDKSFTQNSALTVHKRIHSGEQPYCCSICGKNFRDSSNLRRHVRIHSGDQPFECSVCEKRFSTKDHLNTHFRIHTGDKPYQCYVCDKAFTQSSTLVGHMKTHAENTPYKCNVCQEGFRDKRKYSSHMNLHAEETNT, translated from the exons ATGGATAATTCAGCAGTGGAATGCAGATCTGATTCTACCACTCACCATGGAGAGGGAGGTCATAGGTCATCGGTCAATAAGAGAGGGGTCATATCTGAAATTGAAACCCCTTTGAG aagtaCAGTGCATCAGACTTGCCCAACCGAAACTGCACAATATGCCAATGTGCTTGCTACAGAACCCTGCCACCCCCAGCTTCAAGACCAAAAGAGGGACCTGGACATGCGGGGGATGAGCAAAAGTGAAGTGTTACATCATCAGCGTGAGAATCACTTTATTGACGTTGATCAAGATTTAGGTCTTCATGACAGCTCACAAGAGCACGAGGAAAATCAGGACAGCTACATGCTTGCCAGTGAACAACCTGGTCGTTCAGATAGCAACATGGAAGAGAGCGAAGATGGGTGCAAGAACCTATCAAGGCAAGAAATGATTCCTTTCCGGCCTCTCCACAAGACATTGAAAACAAAGGGAGATAACCAACATGTCAGAAGGAACAAGGGCACCTGTCAGCAGAATGATTCGTCAACTCAAGGGGAAGTGCCCAGAAGTCGTTCACTAGGGACAGTTGAATCAGCAGATCACAGACTTCCTGTAACGGTATGTGCAAATGAAGATAAAGACCCTGTTGGGGATCTAGGTCTTCAATCACATAGGGACATCGTTGGTAATAGAAGACCCCAAAGGCCCCCAAAGCAATGCATCTTCAGGGTCAAGGTTCCAGTAAAGCAGACGGGACGATTCTGCAATCTGTCCTTA TCCAAAAACTCAAGGATGCCAAGTCTTGATAAAATTGTGAACAAATTGCGAACTGTGAAGGAATCCGAGGAAGCTTCAAGTGTTGCAGCGGATGCTGAACCTGACAAAGACTCCTTTCTTCTTG GTGTTACTAGGAACATTTCGGAGAAGACCAATACCAGTAGGAAGGAACAGAAGAGAGCGGGTTCTAGTGTCTTCCAAAGCAAAGATAGAGACAAACTttcaaagaaaaggaaaattagCAGAGGAGAAATTCTTCAGCCAACAAAGACTGGtaaatctgttgaaaatgacCTTGCAGAAAAGAAATGTTTAGTAGTGGAGAGTCTAGTAGTTGGCGAAGCCTTTGTAGGTTCTGCTTCTGGTGGCGTTACCTTTGAGAAACCAGCTGGACAGCAATGTGCTGTGTGCAAGGAATATGTTCCTCAAGCAAACCTAAACAGCCATCGCTGTAAGGTGGGTATCTCAAAGACCAAACCATCTGTCGGAGATATAAAGTCGTCTGGTAGATCTCAAAAGCAGAATTCTTACCTATGCAAGAATTGTCAGAGACCAGTCAATGAAGGGGATAATAAAGGTGGTAAGAAGAAACTTCTATGTGGGGAATGTGATGGAAGAGAAGACCAGACAAAGTGCGTTGATGTCTCTGAAGATGTTCTCAGGGGAATTCACAAATGCACTCAATGCGAGGAATCCTTCAACAGCCGCTCCAGTCTTAGCTTGCACCTACTCACCCACGTACAAGTCAAGCTCATCAGATGTGACATTTGTGACAAGATCTGCAGAACTGAGGGCATGTTGGCAACGCATAAACGGATCCATGCTGGGCAGCATCCTTACCAGTGTCACATCTGCGATAAGACCTTCGGGAAAAGCAATACCCTTACTTGCCACCTCAGGACGCACAGCGGGGAAAAACCATACCGATGCGATCTATGCGATAAATCCTTCACACAGAACAGCGCCCTCACTGTTCATAAACGTATTCACTCTGGTGAGCAGCCATATTGTTGCAGCATCTGCGGTAAGAACTTCCGGGACAGTAGCAACCTTCGGAGGCACGTTCGAATCCACAGCGGGGACCAACCGTTTGAATGTAGTGTGTGCGAGAAACGATTCAGCACCAAGGATCATTTGAACACACACTTTCGGATCCACACTGGGGATAAGCCTTACCAGTGTTACGTGTGTGACAAGGCGTTCACACAGAGTAGCACGCTTGTGGGCCATATGAAGACACATGCAGAAAACACCCCATACAAGTGCAATGTTTGCCAAGAAGGGTTTAGGGACAAGCGAAAGTATTCATCCCATATGAATCTGCATGCTGAGGAAACCAATACATAA